The Chiloscyllium plagiosum isolate BGI_BamShark_2017 unplaced genomic scaffold, ASM401019v2 scaf_10273, whole genome shotgun sequence genome includes the window taaacaggatgtTTTTGAGATGCAATATGCACAAATATCTGAGCCTGTTAAAGCTCCACCATCGGCACAATCCACAACTCATTTCACTGAATCATCAAGTGAAGATAATGACAGTTACTCTGCTGAAAGTAGCTCCGACAGCTTAATGAAAGAACAGAAGGATCGCCTTGCTCAGCTTCAAGATCAGGTTTAAAAAGAATTTCTAAAAAGAAAA containing:
- the LOC122547551 gene encoding bromodomain-containing protein 3-like; protein product: MSNQEYGSSQEFAADVRLMFFNCYKYNPPDHEVVVMGRKLQDVFEMQYAQISEPVKAPPSAQSTTHFTESSSEDNDSYSAESSSDSLMKEQKDRLAQLQDQV